One Bemisia tabaci chromosome 7, PGI_BMITA_v3 DNA window includes the following coding sequences:
- the LOC109035850 gene encoding ADP-ribosylation factor-like protein 2-binding protein codes for MNTKINSNKSSLPHFSNIVNQLDNSDGDIIIRREPSTFDTVIGCIEDILIDDNFSNMQKNFLEKYWQTFENSEENKLCYMDIFQEYTNMIEIFIENELNKKIPNFFMQSFIQELIERKNDLDGEVFEMLFTLTDFIAFKQMVLDYKAMKEGQIGDLHSGLNICSVRF; via the exons atgaatacaaaaattaattcaaataaAAGCA GTTTGCCTCATTTCTCTAATATCGTCAATCAATTAGACAACAGTGATGGAGATATAATTATCCGCCGAGAACCCTCAACGTTTGACACAGTAATTGGTTGTATAGAAGACATTCTAATAG ATGACAACTTCTCTAATATGCAGAAAAATTTCCTAGAGAAGTATTGGCAAACTTTTGAAAACAGCGAGGAAAACAAACTATGTTATATGGACATTTTCCAAGAATAT aCGAACATGATAGAAATATTCATTGAGAATGAACTAAATAAGAAGATTCCGAATTTCTTTATGCAGAGCTTCATTCAGGAGTTGAT agAACGGAAAAATGACCTAGACGGAGAGGTATTTGAAATGCTGTTTACACTGACTGACTTCATCGCATTTAAGCAAATGGTACTGGATTACAAAGCA ATGAAAGAGGGGCAAATCGGAGATCTACACTCAGGATTGAACATCTGTtctgtaagattttga